The following are encoded in a window of Nocardioides houyundeii genomic DNA:
- a CDS encoding GNAT family N-acetyltransferase, whose product MSSFATRSAEERDLAVISSIYTQAVEHSTSTFDLEPPDLDYWRARLDGQHPGDHLLVAVDSDDVAVGYAYSWSYRPRPAYQLTRETSIYLDRKVRGLGVGKLLYPALLETMAVSGVHTAIALVALPNPASERLHLATGFEKVGQMREVGYKFDQWIDVAWYQKLLVTLP is encoded by the coding sequence ATGTCATCCTTCGCCACGCGATCCGCAGAAGAGCGCGACCTAGCGGTGATCTCCTCGATCTACACCCAGGCCGTGGAGCACTCGACCTCCACGTTCGACCTGGAACCGCCCGATCTCGACTACTGGCGGGCCCGCCTGGACGGCCAGCACCCCGGCGACCACCTGCTCGTGGCCGTGGACTCCGACGACGTGGCCGTGGGCTACGCCTACTCCTGGTCCTACCGGCCCCGCCCGGCGTACCAGCTGACCCGGGAGACCTCGATCTACCTGGACCGCAAGGTCCGTGGCCTGGGAGTGGGCAAGCTGCTCTACCCCGCCCTGCTGGAGACCATGGCCGTCTCCGGGGTGCACACCGCGATCGCCCTGGTCGCCCTGCCCAACCCCGCCAGCGAGCGGCTGCACCTGGCGACGGGCTTCGAGAAGGTCGGACAGATGCGCGAGGTCGGCTACAAGTTCGACCAGTGGATCGATGTCGCCTGGTACCAGAAGCTGCTCGTCACCCTGCCCTGA
- a CDS encoding ABC transporter permease produces MGQTVIPSPLTPVQAARLLVLRNYITYRSAWKLFLTGFLEPVFYLFSIGVGVGQLVEGFELNGEPISYAAFVAPGMLAASAFNGALMDSTYNVFFKLKYDKLYDQMLATPLTTRDVARGEIAWGLIRGSTYSAAFLLVMAAMGLISSWWAVLALPAAILIAFAFSAVCMGLTTYMKSFQDFDKITLAQLPLFLFSATFFPVTEFGDGALRWLVEATPLYRGVVLCRELTTGELSWASGVSVVYLLLMGLLGLAIVRRRLDLLLLK; encoded by the coding sequence ATGGGCCAGACGGTGATCCCGTCCCCGCTCACCCCGGTGCAGGCCGCCAGGCTGCTGGTGCTGCGCAACTACATCACCTACCGGTCGGCGTGGAAGCTCTTCCTCACCGGCTTCCTGGAGCCGGTGTTCTACCTGTTCTCCATCGGGGTCGGCGTGGGCCAGCTGGTGGAGGGCTTCGAGCTGAACGGAGAGCCGATCTCGTACGCCGCGTTCGTGGCTCCCGGGATGCTCGCGGCATCGGCGTTCAACGGCGCGTTGATGGACTCCACCTACAACGTCTTCTTCAAGCTCAAGTACGACAAGCTCTACGACCAGATGCTGGCTACGCCGCTGACCACCAGGGACGTCGCGCGCGGCGAGATCGCCTGGGGCCTGATCCGCGGGTCGACGTACTCGGCGGCGTTCCTGCTGGTGATGGCGGCGATGGGGCTGATCAGCTCCTGGTGGGCGGTCCTGGCCTTGCCCGCCGCGATCCTGATCGCCTTCGCGTTCTCGGCCGTGTGCATGGGGCTGACGACCTACATGAAGTCCTTCCAGGACTTCGACAAGATCACGCTGGCCCAGCTGCCGCTGTTCCTGTTCTCGGCCACCTTCTTCCCGGTGACCGAGTTCGGTGACGGGGCACTGCGCTGGCTGGTGGAGGCGACGCCGCTGTACCGCGGCGTGGTGCTGTGCCGCGAGCTCACCACGGGCGAGCTCTCCTGGGCGTCCGGGGTGAGCGTGGTCTACCTGCTGCTGATGGGGCTGCTCGGTCTCGCGATCGTCCGGCGGCGGCTGGACCTGCTGCTGCTGAAGTGA
- a CDS encoding ABC transporter permease, whose amino-acid sequence MATKLSPVEGAARQVDYWWTVFKRTWRGGAISSFVAPLFYVVAMGVLLGGFIEGDPSRLEGATSYLDFVVPGLVASHAMQIAVGETTYPVMGGIKWHKTYLAQMATPLSVRDIVNAHLGFVLFRVASACAVFMLVLAPFGVFATWWGAVLAWLAQVLVGICFGCLVMAFSVRLRSEEGFGVLFRLGVVPLTLFSGAFFPIDNLGPALKWVAVVTPLWHGVDLSRMLCLDHVDAGAALVHVAVLAVLTVVGWRLAVTGLEKRLEV is encoded by the coding sequence ATGGCGACCAAGCTCTCCCCGGTCGAGGGGGCGGCCCGCCAGGTCGACTACTGGTGGACGGTGTTCAAGCGCACCTGGCGCGGGGGTGCCATCTCCAGCTTCGTGGCCCCGCTCTTCTACGTCGTGGCCATGGGCGTGCTCCTGGGCGGGTTCATCGAGGGCGACCCGAGCCGGCTGGAGGGCGCGACGTCCTACCTGGACTTCGTCGTCCCCGGCCTGGTGGCCAGCCACGCCATGCAGATCGCGGTGGGCGAGACGACGTATCCGGTGATGGGCGGCATCAAGTGGCACAAGACCTACCTGGCTCAGATGGCCACGCCCCTGTCGGTCCGTGACATCGTCAACGCGCACCTGGGGTTCGTGCTCTTCCGGGTGGCCTCCGCGTGCGCGGTGTTCATGCTGGTGCTGGCGCCCTTCGGTGTGTTCGCGACCTGGTGGGGCGCGGTCCTGGCCTGGCTGGCCCAGGTGCTGGTGGGGATCTGCTTCGGCTGCCTGGTGATGGCCTTCAGCGTCCGGCTCCGCTCCGAGGAGGGGTTCGGCGTGCTGTTCCGCCTCGGAGTGGTGCCGCTGACGCTCTTCTCCGGCGCCTTCTTCCCGATCGACAACCTGGGGCCGGCGCTGAAGTGGGTGGCTGTGGTGACTCCTCTGTGGCACGGGGTCGACCTGTCCCGCATGCTCTGCCTGGACCACGTGGACGCGGGTGCGGCGCTGGTGCACGTGGCGGTGCTGGCGGTGCTCACCGTCGTGGGGTGGCGCCTCGCGGTGACCGGTCTCGAGAAGCGGCTGGAGGTCTGA
- a CDS encoding ABC transporter ATP-binding protein, which produces MIRATALRKSFGTFEAVKGIDVDVRRGEAFGFLGPNGAGKSSTMRMIAAVSPVTSGELRILGLDPAVDGPTIRGRLGVCPQEDTLDNELNVFDNLYIYGRYFGIPKADVRSRAEELLEFVQLTDKRKARVEDLSGGMKRRLTIARSLINSPDLLLLDEPTTGLDPQARHVLWDQLFRLKHAGVTLVLTTHYMDEAEQLCDRLVVMDKGLIVAEGSPLELIRQNATREVTELRFGAGENERAAEKVSDLGERIEVLPDRLLVYSDNGEEVVAKVHERGLRPAAVLVRRSTLEDVFLALTGRTLVD; this is translated from the coding sequence ATGATCCGCGCCACAGCACTGCGCAAGTCGTTCGGGACCTTCGAGGCGGTCAAGGGGATCGACGTCGACGTACGGCGTGGCGAGGCCTTCGGGTTCCTCGGCCCCAACGGCGCCGGCAAGTCCAGCACCATGCGGATGATCGCCGCGGTCAGCCCGGTGACCTCCGGTGAGCTGCGCATCCTGGGCCTGGACCCGGCCGTCGACGGGCCCACGATCCGGGGTCGGCTCGGGGTGTGCCCGCAGGAGGACACCCTCGACAACGAGCTCAACGTCTTCGACAACCTCTACATCTACGGCCGCTACTTCGGCATCCCCAAGGCCGACGTCCGGTCCCGGGCCGAGGAGCTGCTGGAGTTCGTGCAGCTCACCGATAAGCGCAAGGCGCGGGTCGAGGACCTCTCCGGCGGCATGAAGCGCCGTCTCACCATCGCGCGGAGCCTGATCAACTCACCCGACCTGCTGCTCCTGGACGAGCCGACCACGGGTCTGGACCCGCAGGCCCGACATGTGCTCTGGGACCAGCTCTTCCGGCTCAAGCACGCGGGGGTGACGCTGGTGCTCACCACCCACTACATGGACGAGGCGGAGCAGCTGTGCGACCGCCTGGTGGTGATGGACAAGGGGCTGATCGTGGCCGAGGGGAGTCCGCTCGAGCTGATCCGGCAGAACGCCACCCGAGAGGTGACCGAGCTGCGCTTCGGCGCCGGCGAGAACGAGCGGGCGGCGGAGAAGGTGAGCGACCTCGGCGAGCGGATCGAGGTGCTGCCGGACCGTCTCCTGGTCTACTCCGACAACGGCGAGGAGGTCGTGGCCAAGGTGCACGAGCGAGGGCTGCGCCCGGCGGCGGTCCTCGTGCGCCGCTCCACCCTGGAGGACGTCTTCCTCGCGCTGACCGGCCGGACGCTGGTCGACTGA
- a CDS encoding DNA-formamidopyrimidine glycosylase family protein, giving the protein MPEGDTVWRTARLLDRALAGHQLVSTDFRVPQLATHDLAGGRVRNTASRGKHLLTRIDADRQWTLHTHLKMEGAWQAYTRGSTWRRPTHSARVVLETADRVAVGFSLGIVELLAREDEHLAVGHLGPDLLGQSWDEDEALRRITADPSRPVIQALLDQTCMAGVGNMYAAELCFTSGVAPTSPVGDVPDMRRMVRRAKLMLEANKERAEQSTTGDLRRNRRTWVYRQESCLRCGTAVSVDMVGPVGRERAAYWCANCQPG; this is encoded by the coding sequence GTGCCTGAAGGAGACACCGTCTGGCGGACCGCCCGGCTGCTGGATCGGGCCCTGGCGGGCCACCAGCTGGTCTCGACCGACTTCCGCGTGCCGCAGCTGGCCACCCACGACCTCGCGGGAGGCAGGGTCCGCAACACCGCGAGTCGCGGCAAGCACCTGCTGACCCGCATCGACGCCGATCGGCAGTGGACCCTGCACACCCACCTCAAGATGGAGGGAGCGTGGCAGGCCTACACCCGCGGCAGCACCTGGCGCCGACCCACGCACAGCGCCCGCGTGGTGCTGGAGACCGCCGACCGCGTCGCGGTGGGGTTCTCCCTGGGGATCGTGGAGCTGCTCGCCCGCGAGGACGAGCACCTGGCGGTCGGGCACCTCGGGCCGGACCTGCTCGGGCAGAGCTGGGACGAGGATGAGGCGCTACGACGCATCACCGCCGACCCGTCCCGGCCGGTCATCCAGGCCCTCCTGGACCAGACCTGCATGGCCGGGGTCGGCAACATGTACGCCGCCGAGCTCTGCTTCACCAGCGGCGTCGCCCCCACGTCGCCCGTCGGGGACGTGCCCGACATGCGACGCATGGTGCGGCGGGCCAAGCTGATGCTGGAGGCCAACAAGGAGCGCGCCGAGCAGTCCACCACCGGCGACCTGCGGCGCAACCGACGTACCTGGGTCTATCGCCAGGAGAGCTGCCTGCGCTGCGGCACCGCGGTGAGCGTCGACATGGTCGGTCCGGTGGGCCGCGAGCGGGCGGCGTACTGGTGCGCCAACTGCCAGCCGGGCTGA
- a CDS encoding helix-turn-helix domain-containing protein: MVLFRRSLGEVLRHKRMELGMTLREVSAQARVSLGYISEIERGQKEASSELLASLCAALDMPLSLVLREVSEVVAQEEALTAATRLEVARPLPTNDVVASAA, from the coding sequence ATGGTGCTGTTTCGTCGGTCTCTCGGCGAAGTCCTCCGCCACAAGCGGATGGAGCTGGGCATGACGCTGCGCGAGGTCTCCGCGCAAGCCCGTGTCAGCCTCGGCTACATCTCCGAGATCGAACGTGGTCAGAAGGAGGCTTCCTCGGAGCTGCTGGCCTCGTTGTGCGCCGCCCTGGACATGCCGCTCTCGCTGGTGCTGCGCGAGGTCAGTGAGGTCGTAGCCCAGGAGGAGGCGCTCACCGCGGCCACCCGCCTCGAGGTGGCCCGCCCGCTGCCGACCAACGACGTCGTCGCCTCCGCCGCCTGA
- a CDS encoding CinA family protein, with translation MSGEQGDVHELLRLLGDSDATLSVAESLTGGLLAAAVTEVPGASAAFVGGVVAYATRVKSEVLGVPAEVVATDGVVSASCAEAMAVGVRALLGSTWALSTTGVAGPGIQEGKAGTVFVGIAGPDGVTAVRLALSGNRWEIQEETCRRAVDLLRDRLGDTRVGE, from the coding sequence GTGAGCGGGGAGCAGGGCGACGTGCATGAGCTGCTGAGGCTGCTCGGCGACTCCGACGCGACCCTGTCGGTGGCGGAGTCCCTGACCGGTGGGCTGCTCGCCGCAGCGGTCACCGAGGTACCGGGAGCCTCCGCGGCCTTCGTGGGTGGGGTCGTCGCCTACGCGACGCGGGTGAAGTCCGAGGTGCTCGGCGTCCCTGCCGAGGTGGTCGCCACCGACGGGGTGGTCTCGGCCAGCTGTGCCGAGGCGATGGCCGTGGGGGTGCGTGCGCTGCTGGGGAGCACCTGGGCGCTCAGCACCACCGGCGTCGCCGGTCCCGGGATCCAGGAGGGCAAGGCTGGCACGGTCTTCGTCGGGATCGCCGGGCCGGACGGCGTCACCGCGGTGCGGCTGGCGCTCTCGGGCAACCGCTGGGAGATCCAGGAGGAGACCTGCCGACGAGCCGTCGACCTGCTCCGGGACCGGCTCGGGGACACGAGGGTGGGGGAATAG
- a CDS encoding ExeM/NucH family extracellular endonuclease — protein sequence MGTAPPRRHHAFPAALGLLVAVTALVPLSATANPAGTGLVISEVYGAGGNSGAVRDQDFVELFNPTSAAISVAGMSVQYRSAGNGGTGVTALTGSVPAGGHYLVGQAGGTEGTALPAVDASGQLNLSGSNGIAFLAEGTTPVTLRPGSSVAQERVLDLVGFGTTPSVFETAPTGVALTSTTSAARPAGDTDDNAADFTTGAPTPTNAAGQTQAPTGPGPADPAAPSARSIAEIQGPGDTSPLLGTRVSTSGVVTAVLGDPYPAKLGTYGGFDGFYLQTSGTGGGTDPTPSASDAVFVYVGSSPLTGVSVGDSVQVTGEVAEFFGLTQVVADGAGVVELATPLAPVTALETAYPTTDAGREAHEGELLTLTDELTVTNSFATNQYGEIGLATGGTPLVQPTEAVRDDDAAGLARVKADNAARAVTLDDGTGINYLTNDSPQQDLPLPWLSATNPVRVGARATLTAPVILDYRNSTWKLQPRRPVTDEGTDTATFQDTRATNAAPAPVGGDLRLATFNVLNYFNTTGEQYVAAGAAQSPPVETACTWFEDRDGNRIGNRSCGVGTGSGNDGRGPRGAATAASFGRQQAKLVRAINTLDADVVALEEVENSIKLVGEADRDDALASLVAALNADVGSRRWRLVPSPREAVAPAAVSQQDVIRSAFIYQHRAVRPVGRSDLLLDTTEFANAREPLAQAFRPRGAGRPETFAVIANHFKSKGDSTPPATGDNAQSPDTGAFNGDRVRQAIRLGEFATQFAAARRARAVFLVGDFNSYSQEDPMHVLYDRGYAPIESPGEETYSYGGLSGSLDHVLGNPAALAMVTGADIWSINSGESPAYQYSRFNYNVRQLFSAADPFATSDHDPELVGLATRRTVPASVRARVAPRVVQVGRGRARLTAVVRSSRGAPTGIVRVLLGGRTVGRAELARGRAVLSAGPFCRAGVRRIVVEYLGDATTRPGRTTVSVRVRGRR from the coding sequence ATGGGCACTGCCCCGCCTCGTCGCCACCACGCATTCCCCGCCGCTCTCGGCCTGCTGGTTGCTGTCACCGCGCTGGTGCCCCTGAGCGCCACCGCGAACCCCGCAGGCACCGGTCTGGTGATCAGCGAGGTGTACGGCGCCGGGGGCAACAGCGGTGCGGTCCGCGACCAGGACTTCGTCGAGCTGTTCAACCCCACCTCCGCCGCGATCAGCGTCGCCGGGATGTCGGTCCAGTACCGCTCCGCAGGCAACGGCGGCACCGGCGTCACCGCGCTCACCGGGAGCGTCCCCGCCGGTGGCCACTACCTGGTGGGCCAGGCGGGAGGGACCGAGGGCACCGCCCTGCCGGCGGTCGATGCCTCCGGTCAGCTCAACCTGTCCGGCAGCAACGGGATCGCCTTCCTCGCCGAGGGCACCACCCCGGTCACGCTCAGGCCCGGCAGCTCGGTGGCGCAGGAGCGGGTGCTTGACCTGGTGGGCTTCGGCACCACGCCGAGCGTGTTCGAGACTGCCCCCACGGGCGTCGCCCTGACCAGCACCACGTCGGCGGCACGCCCGGCGGGGGACACCGACGACAACGCCGCGGACTTCACCACTGGCGCCCCCACCCCGACCAACGCCGCCGGGCAGACCCAGGCCCCCACGGGTCCCGGACCGGCGGACCCGGCCGCGCCGTCGGCGCGCAGCATCGCGGAGATCCAGGGCCCCGGGGACACCTCCCCGCTGCTGGGGACCAGGGTCTCCACCAGCGGGGTGGTGACCGCGGTGCTCGGGGACCCCTATCCGGCCAAGCTCGGCACGTACGGCGGCTTCGACGGCTTCTACCTGCAGACCTCGGGCACGGGCGGCGGGACCGACCCGACCCCGTCGGCCTCGGACGCGGTCTTCGTCTACGTCGGCTCGTCCCCGCTCACGGGCGTCAGCGTCGGCGACTCGGTCCAGGTCACCGGGGAGGTGGCGGAGTTCTTCGGGTTGACCCAGGTCGTCGCCGACGGCGCCGGCGTGGTCGAGCTGGCCACCCCGCTGGCGCCGGTGACCGCGCTGGAGACGGCGTACCCGACGACGGACGCCGGCCGGGAGGCCCACGAGGGCGAGCTGCTCACCCTGACCGACGAGCTGACCGTGACCAACAGCTTCGCCACCAACCAGTACGGCGAGATCGGTCTCGCCACCGGCGGCACGCCGCTGGTCCAGCCCACCGAGGCCGTGCGCGACGACGACGCGGCCGGGCTGGCCCGGGTGAAGGCCGACAACGCGGCGCGAGCCGTGACCCTGGACGACGGCACCGGGATCAACTACCTGACCAACGACTCCCCGCAGCAGGACCTGCCACTGCCGTGGCTGAGCGCCACGAACCCGGTGCGCGTCGGAGCGCGAGCCACGCTGACCGCCCCCGTCATCCTGGACTACCGCAACAGCACCTGGAAGCTCCAGCCGAGGCGGCCGGTGACCGACGAGGGCACCGACACCGCGACGTTCCAGGACACCCGCGCCACCAACGCCGCCCCGGCGCCGGTGGGCGGAGACCTGCGACTGGCGACCTTCAACGTGCTCAACTACTTCAACACCACCGGAGAGCAGTACGTCGCAGCGGGCGCGGCCCAGTCGCCGCCGGTCGAGACCGCCTGCACCTGGTTCGAGGACCGGGACGGCAACCGGATCGGCAACCGGTCCTGCGGCGTCGGCACCGGCTCCGGCAACGACGGCAGGGGGCCGCGAGGTGCCGCGACCGCTGCGAGCTTCGGCCGGCAGCAGGCCAAGCTGGTGCGCGCCATCAACACCCTCGACGCCGACGTGGTGGCGCTCGAGGAGGTCGAGAACTCGATCAAGCTGGTGGGGGAGGCCGACCGCGACGACGCCCTGGCCTCGCTCGTCGCGGCGCTCAACGCCGACGTCGGGTCGCGGCGGTGGCGCTTGGTGCCCTCGCCCCGGGAGGCTGTCGCTCCGGCGGCGGTGAGTCAGCAGGACGTCATCCGCTCCGCGTTCATCTACCAGCACCGCGCCGTCCGTCCGGTCGGGAGGTCCGACCTCCTGCTGGACACCACGGAGTTCGCCAACGCCCGGGAGCCGCTCGCCCAGGCCTTCCGTCCCCGCGGCGCCGGCAGGCCCGAGACGTTCGCCGTGATCGCCAACCACTTCAAGTCCAAGGGTGACAGCACTCCGCCGGCCACCGGCGACAACGCCCAGAGCCCCGACACCGGGGCGTTCAACGGCGACCGGGTGCGGCAGGCCATCCGGCTCGGCGAGTTCGCGACCCAGTTCGCCGCGGCCCGCCGCGCCAGGGCCGTCTTCCTGGTCGGAGACTTCAACTCCTACAGCCAGGAGGACCCCATGCACGTGCTCTACGACCGGGGCTACGCCCCGATCGAGTCGCCGGGGGAGGAGACCTACTCCTACGGCGGCCTGTCGGGTTCCCTGGACCACGTGCTCGGCAACCCGGCCGCCCTGGCCATGGTGACCGGCGCCGACATCTGGAGCATCAACTCCGGCGAGTCCCCGGCGTACCAGTACAGCCGCTTCAACTACAACGTGCGACAGCTCTTCAGCGCTGCCGACCCCTTCGCCACCTCCGACCACGACCCCGAGCTGGTCGGCCTGGCGACCCGCCGGACAGTCCCAGCCTCGGTCCGTGCCCGGGTGGCCCCGCGCGTGGTCCAGGTCGGCCGCGGTCGCGCTCGGCTGACGGCGGTGGTGCGCTCCTCGCGCGGTGCCCCGACGGGCATCGTGCGGGTGCTCCTCGGCGGCCGGACCGTGGGTCGGGCGGAGCTCGCCCGGGGCCGGGCGGTGCTGTCGGCGGGACCGTTCTGCCGCGCCGGGGTGCGGCGGATCGTCGTGGAGTACCTCGGTGACGCCACCACGAGACCCGGGCGCACCACGGTGTCCGTGCGGGTGAGGGGGCGACGGTGA
- a CDS encoding bifunctional metallophosphatase/5'-nucleotidase, producing the protein MPRRLAASATISGLVAAPLALVAATGGAAYAAPSVEVNIVAVNDFHGRINSNTAKWASTVAAVSADTTTPANTLMVGAGDLIGASEFASSVQDDQPTIDVLNAVGLDASAVGNHEFDKGWADLRDRVIGPGAPGDASRNADWAYLASNVTLKANGETALPPYWTFTLDSGTPGDTSDDLTVGVVGGVTDETPSLVSPAGVADLAFSEEVAAAGKYADALKDGNPANGEADIVVASFHSGAEVGAGSSFEAEVAKGGAFSRMAAMTGSVDAILNGHTHQTYAWTGAKPGGGTRAYLQTGEYAANVGQVKLTVDVGAAGGPAVTGVGAANIKRAESADLSNPTVKSVDDIVKAALAKAGEIGNQPVGRQSADITRAYNGVDASGKPAEDRGAESALGDLVANALRDGVPAEVAAPDLGIVNPGGLRADLLYAGSPATNPADTDGVITYAEANNVLPFVNNVWTVDLTGAQLKKVLEQQWQPAGSQRSYLHLGLSDNVEVTQDLSRPAGSRITSVRVDDKWLQDSKVYKVSTFSFLATGGDNFTAFKDGAAKDTGLVDRDVWLKYLQQSQAQPIAPDFALQQVRTENLPDKLTAGAQMKVKLADLDMSSVGAVRNTSVDVVRIRDGKRKIMKSVKMNNVGRVRVKFTVPAADSIELVAQPSGTTVTRKVTRTKPALKAFRVFPKVVKVNKTKPRLRVFVKADNKGKVAGKVRIKVDGRKYFTTLTKVQGKPKSRAKIRLKALRKTGMHTIEVRYAGNDKYKAVKETYKIRVRRR; encoded by the coding sequence TTGCCACGACGCCTTGCGGCGTCGGCCACCATCTCGGGCCTGGTAGCCGCGCCACTGGCGCTGGTAGCCGCAACGGGCGGCGCTGCGTACGCAGCGCCGTCGGTCGAGGTCAACATCGTTGCCGTCAACGACTTCCACGGCCGGATCAACTCCAACACCGCGAAGTGGGCCAGCACCGTGGCGGCCGTCTCCGCGGACACCACCACGCCGGCGAACACCCTCATGGTCGGGGCCGGTGACCTGATCGGCGCCTCCGAGTTCGCCTCGTCCGTGCAGGACGACCAGCCGACCATCGACGTGTTGAACGCGGTGGGGCTGGACGCCTCAGCCGTCGGCAACCACGAGTTCGACAAGGGCTGGGCCGACCTGCGCGACCGCGTCATCGGCCCCGGCGCGCCCGGCGACGCCAGCCGCAACGCGGACTGGGCCTACCTGGCCTCCAACGTCACCCTGAAGGCGAACGGCGAGACGGCCCTGCCGCCGTACTGGACGTTCACCCTGGACAGCGGGACCCCGGGTGACACCAGCGACGACCTCACCGTGGGTGTGGTCGGCGGCGTCACCGACGAGACGCCCTCACTGGTCAGCCCCGCCGGGGTGGCCGACCTCGCGTTCAGCGAAGAGGTCGCCGCCGCCGGGAAGTACGCCGACGCCCTCAAGGACGGCAACCCCGCCAACGGCGAGGCCGACATCGTGGTGGCCAGCTTCCACTCCGGTGCCGAGGTCGGCGCCGGCTCGAGCTTCGAGGCCGAGGTCGCCAAGGGCGGTGCCTTCTCCCGGATGGCCGCCATGACCGGCAGCGTCGACGCCATCCTCAACGGCCACACCCACCAGACCTACGCCTGGACCGGTGCCAAGCCGGGCGGTGGCACACGTGCCTACCTCCAGACCGGTGAGTACGCCGCCAACGTCGGCCAGGTCAAGCTCACGGTGGACGTCGGTGCCGCCGGTGGCCCGGCCGTCACCGGTGTCGGAGCCGCCAACATCAAGCGTGCCGAGAGCGCGGACCTGAGCAACCCGACGGTCAAGTCCGTGGACGACATCGTCAAGGCCGCGCTGGCCAAGGCCGGCGAGATCGGCAACCAGCCCGTGGGCCGGCAGAGCGCCGACATCACCCGGGCCTACAACGGGGTCGACGCGTCCGGCAAGCCGGCCGAGGACCGCGGCGCGGAGTCCGCACTGGGCGACCTGGTCGCCAACGCCCTGCGCGACGGAGTCCCGGCCGAGGTCGCCGCTCCGGACCTGGGGATCGTCAACCCGGGCGGTCTGCGGGCCGACCTGCTGTACGCCGGCTCCCCGGCGACGAACCCGGCCGACACCGACGGCGTGATCACCTACGCCGAGGCCAACAACGTGCTGCCGTTCGTGAACAACGTCTGGACCGTCGACCTGACGGGCGCCCAGCTGAAGAAGGTGCTGGAGCAGCAGTGGCAGCCCGCGGGCTCCCAGCGGTCCTACCTGCACCTGGGCCTCTCCGACAACGTCGAGGTCACCCAGGACCTCTCGCGCCCCGCGGGATCGCGGATCACCTCGGTGCGGGTCGACGACAAGTGGCTGCAGGACAGCAAGGTCTACAAGGTCTCCACGTTCTCCTTCCTCGCCACCGGCGGTGACAACTTCACCGCCTTCAAGGACGGCGCGGCCAAGGACACCGGTCTGGTGGACCGGGACGTGTGGCTGAAGTACCTCCAGCAGTCCCAGGCCCAGCCGATCGCCCCGGACTTCGCGCTCCAGCAGGTCCGGACCGAGAACCTCCCGGACAAGCTGACCGCCGGGGCCCAGATGAAGGTCAAGCTGGCCGACCTGGACATGAGCTCGGTCGGAGCCGTTCGCAACACCTCGGTCGACGTGGTGCGCATTCGTGACGGCAAGCGGAAGATCATGAAGTCCGTCAAGATGAACAACGTGGGCAGGGTCCGAGTCAAGTTCACCGTCCCGGCCGCCGACAGCATCGAGCTGGTGGCCCAGCCGTCGGGGACCACCGTGACCCGCAAGGTGACCCGCACCAAGCCCGCCCTCAAGGCGTTCCGGGTCTTCCCCAAGGTCGTCAAGGTCAACAAGACCAAGCCCCGCCTCCGGGTCTTCGTCAAGGCTGACAACAAGGGCAAGGTCGCGGGCAAGGTCCGGATCAAGGTCGACGGGCGCAAGTACTTCACCACCCTCACCAAGGTTCAGGGCAAGCCCAAGAGCCGGGCCAAGATCAGGCTGAAGGCGCTGCGCAAGACCGGCATGCACACGATCGAGGTCCGCTACGCGGGCAACGACAAGTACAAGGCAGTCAAGGAGACGTACAAGATCCGCGTACGTCGCCGCTGA
- the pgsA gene encoding CDP-diacylglycerol--glycerol-3-phosphate 3-phosphatidyltransferase, producing the protein MTTESVRPSNLNVPNALTVLRILLVPVFGWALLHDGGDSSVWRWVAFAIFAVAMITDKIDGDLARKHNLVTDFGKIADPIADKAITGMAFVGLSLVGEIWWWVTIVVLLREWSVTLLRLSVLKDVVLAASQSGKIKTTLQALALGVLLLPLPHGQAHGGAFDAFGTPGEVLFYLGQVALAGAVAMTMWSGYEFFRDVVRARRAASPDAAAKSHQ; encoded by the coding sequence GTGACCACCGAGAGCGTGAGGCCCAGCAACCTCAACGTGCCCAACGCGCTCACGGTGCTGCGCATCCTGCTCGTGCCGGTCTTCGGCTGGGCGCTGCTGCACGACGGGGGAGACTCCTCGGTGTGGCGGTGGGTGGCGTTCGCGATCTTCGCGGTCGCCATGATCACCGACAAGATCGACGGCGACCTGGCGCGCAAGCACAACCTGGTCACCGACTTCGGCAAGATCGCAGACCCGATCGCCGACAAGGCCATCACCGGCATGGCGTTCGTCGGGCTCTCCCTGGTGGGCGAGATCTGGTGGTGGGTGACGATCGTGGTGCTGCTGCGTGAGTGGAGCGTCACGCTGCTGCGCCTCTCGGTGCTCAAGGACGTCGTGCTGGCCGCGTCCCAGAGCGGCAAGATCAAGACCACCCTCCAGGCGCTCGCCCTCGGCGTGCTGCTGCTGCCGCTGCCCCACGGGCAGGCGCACGGGGGCGCCTTCGACGCCTTCGGGACGCCCGGGGAGGTGCTGTTCTACCTCGGCCAGGTGGCTCTGGCGGGAGCCGTGGCGATGACGATGTGGTCGGGCTACGAATTCTTCCGGGACGTGGTCCGGGCCCGGCGTGCGGCCTCTCCGGACGCGGCGGCCAAGTCACACCAGTAA